The Chloroherpetonaceae bacterium genome includes a region encoding these proteins:
- a CDS encoding C25 family cysteine peptidase codes for MNSFYFEKLNVNRVFFAFLAIFLFIALNQSDVYSQSELKENRPAQNPLNTNTNPLESSLPQTLDEGFASQSTGETKPTLVSLKQKSKGISILTFNFPSPYKKLKGVADKIEETLGLPKVDHLISGIGYDVPSFSYIIQGKITSVKIVSKEHLESLPLSLTFHPEEFEDIPIGNDGPKPKPVSRESRQKEFNVFPEKEISFFFGGSMRGVPISTITVSPYRYDPRKKMVTVSKTVTVEVSFDLAESDKIAIGIDEESILKSKPRKKLPYSQSISKGNIQMASPNLGEGKNRIANLPVSQIPGLSSLPVRPKAKIITDKDGIYRIGFFEFQEYLRSGSITADFFTADPRTLRLFNKGIEIPILVKGEQDGAFNRNDFIEFFGEKNALKFADSQRPDMYTDPYSDENIYYLYWEPSLNNTNRGLRLVEIPVEVRNPVARGFNLATQTFRSNLHFEEDLGGLGGLVPSQSIEQNLSRAFARFNTTEYKRTRNESDFRDRAFWDAVFLNSQREFPIELPGLADVADDSIRIKVAYHGLSYDSRFNPQNRAVLQLGGVVVGQTNWGNGAKSQELKIDNFVTSARQFFVGVRRDYDTIKTIQVANQDDNSTVLPGEEGRSFFVNWFNISYPRTYQAFDDKISFSIPVGRAAGRYEFLITGFTTPNIQIYKRGVGILNNFTVEPYFEIIENPDGSATRIEKQVYRIRFQDNVINPNDVIYDAIPQTEKLLPLRVEKLLPSNLYEPGVRLVDKTNDYSFIIITSSKFIGEQNFNDSRNVIFQYKTYREERLAQLGERSRVLVVTAESIYDEFNYGIKSPRAIRDFLDYAYHEWRESPIYVLLIGGAFRIKNSGNLVPTMRIQTIEFGATAADAWYVMIDGTDESGKLDLLPDMQISRIAASNTGDVANYLEKLKQYEEYAVTGEWRNRVIMIAGEAGRTSFNDPNDNKIIQTDEIIRQNLGRNFFVSRINTGEGRFPSNPQLDIHLGNSETLRNLMNNDGSLVLNFIGHGGGAVWSDSQVMELGDVSRLSNTTALPFVTSMSCFTGAFDDGIGAYTLSQALTLSRRVGSIGVIASAGFGWYRNDFLMSQSVFEFLLTDQYQGLSIGDMLFRGKTRYYLQYKYTDIDIAPSMMYQYGVFGDPALRLASAGVTRSRNSLSGGANTANLKAVSSLVALNDSLRITGSIPGITEGNGFAKISDQDNFDVTVQLQPFVVRSGKIGQIVGGVFRDTLAIQITQPPTITATNVQNFKGGQFKYYIRSTAQPDGVQPSDISGRVPFILQGTAIQKVIPSLTIQEAQNKSITFSVQAESSQPIDSVRIVSEIYRPSATNLNQNTLIYTRSFSTSRSQNVFIAVDSIPAAFMNFSNRIIYYAELFRNGTRQISQVSSEFIGNPNDISAVPKARTGLIQYYDNQTIGFYMENGKPRIGADIFNWKGTEVQKALVYFYHNSVINRQTSQPPTLRTNPILLGIDTISLPAFDPTKTSGVRASIPVPDTLNLFSTLNVGIRVLADTSGMSYEESYQNNLSNQIPINYTLQTINDLTSTTISIAGDLTVKFEPSTFQLSKATVISKIVNPVKILQPDNQFVPFQSDPFNPIAFQISPSDSAEPLLKPVTLTFNIAKNVFSADRSNIYAFIYNSSFQRWLKIPDQQRLNDTTISCQVNELGQFALMHTTDLQRPIVTLGIEGQVYLPNGPAPKRPRVSATIQDQNGVFVDRRQMKVIRNGDSSEAVQGKLLIPQASFNSNTIGVVYDDEFDQGSHELIFVFNDANLNETRTEPMLFQVQTEFNLNVYGVYPNPFEEQTRIVYEISGEQAAEVLEIKIYNVAGKLINSLRNGEIGATGFILENLASTDLNSTGAKIVIWTGQDKDGAPVANGVYYIRIRATYQGRSFEQILKAAKVR; via the coding sequence ATAAAATTGAAGAAACGCTTGGCTTGCCTAAAGTTGATCACTTAATTTCCGGTATCGGATACGATGTCCCTTCTTTTTCATATATCATTCAAGGAAAAATCACCTCAGTAAAAATTGTTTCGAAAGAGCATCTTGAATCCTTACCGCTTTCGCTAACCTTTCATCCCGAGGAATTTGAAGATATCCCAATCGGAAATGATGGACCTAAGCCTAAACCGGTTTCAAGAGAATCAAGACAAAAAGAATTCAATGTATTTCCCGAAAAAGAGATTTCATTTTTCTTTGGTGGGTCGATGCGGGGTGTTCCAATTTCAACAATTACCGTTTCACCATATCGTTATGATCCCCGAAAAAAAATGGTAACCGTTTCAAAAACCGTGACGGTTGAAGTAAGTTTTGATCTCGCAGAGTCCGATAAGATCGCAATTGGAATCGATGAAGAATCAATCTTAAAATCGAAACCCAGAAAGAAATTACCTTACTCACAAAGTATATCAAAAGGTAATATTCAAATGGCTTCCCCAAATCTTGGAGAAGGTAAAAATCGTATTGCAAATCTTCCGGTTTCTCAAATTCCCGGACTTTCTTCGTTACCGGTTCGACCAAAAGCAAAAATTATTACCGATAAAGATGGAATTTATCGTATCGGGTTTTTTGAATTCCAAGAGTATTTAAGGAGCGGAAGCATTACAGCAGATTTTTTCACGGCTGACCCAAGAACCTTACGCTTGTTTAATAAGGGAATTGAAATTCCGATTTTAGTAAAAGGTGAGCAAGATGGGGCATTTAATCGCAATGACTTTATTGAGTTTTTTGGCGAAAAAAATGCGTTAAAATTTGCCGATTCCCAACGGCCTGATATGTACACCGATCCCTATTCCGATGAAAACATCTATTACTTGTATTGGGAACCCAGTTTGAACAACACCAATAGAGGTTTAAGGCTTGTTGAAATTCCCGTGGAAGTGAGGAATCCTGTAGCAAGAGGTTTTAATCTTGCAACACAAACCTTTCGATCGAACCTTCATTTCGAAGAAGACCTTGGCGGATTAGGTGGACTTGTACCAAGCCAAAGTATTGAACAGAATCTCAGTCGCGCGTTCGCGAGGTTCAATACCACAGAGTATAAGAGGACGAGGAACGAAAGCGATTTTCGCGACCGAGCATTTTGGGATGCGGTATTTCTAAATTCGCAACGGGAATTTCCGATTGAACTTCCCGGCTTAGCGGATGTCGCCGATGATTCTATCCGCATCAAAGTTGCCTATCACGGCTTAAGCTACGATTCACGCTTTAATCCACAGAATCGAGCAGTGTTACAGTTGGGAGGCGTTGTTGTAGGTCAAACCAATTGGGGAAATGGCGCAAAGTCACAAGAACTGAAGATTGATAACTTTGTCACCTCAGCCCGTCAGTTTTTTGTGGGTGTTCGAAGAGATTATGATACAATCAAAACAATTCAAGTTGCCAATCAGGACGATAATTCGACCGTACTGCCGGGAGAAGAAGGCCGTTCTTTTTTTGTTAATTGGTTCAATATTTCATATCCAAGAACCTATCAGGCATTTGACGATAAAATCTCTTTTTCAATCCCTGTTGGACGCGCAGCGGGTCGATACGAATTTTTGATTACCGGTTTTACAACACCGAATATTCAAATTTACAAAAGAGGTGTTGGTATCCTGAATAACTTTACTGTAGAGCCTTACTTTGAAATTATAGAAAACCCAGATGGCTCTGCGACAAGAATAGAAAAACAAGTTTATCGAATTCGCTTTCAAGATAATGTCATCAACCCAAATGACGTAATTTATGACGCTATTCCACAAACAGAAAAATTGCTTCCACTTCGTGTTGAAAAATTGCTTCCTTCAAATCTTTATGAGCCCGGTGTGAGATTGGTTGATAAGACAAATGACTACAGTTTTATCATTATTACCTCATCAAAATTTATTGGCGAGCAAAATTTTAACGATTCTCGCAATGTCATTTTTCAGTATAAAACATACCGAGAGGAACGCTTAGCACAACTTGGCGAGCGTTCAAGAGTATTGGTGGTTACAGCAGAAAGTATCTACGATGAATTTAATTATGGTATTAAAAGTCCAAGAGCAATTCGAGATTTTCTTGATTATGCCTATCACGAATGGCGTGAATCTCCAATTTATGTCCTCTTAATTGGGGGTGCCTTCCGAATCAAAAATTCCGGGAATCTTGTTCCAACAATGAGAATTCAAACCATTGAATTTGGAGCGACCGCAGCTGATGCGTGGTATGTCATGATTGATGGCACAGATGAATCCGGAAAATTAGATCTCCTACCTGATATGCAGATTTCACGAATCGCGGCATCAAACACAGGAGATGTAGCGAATTATTTAGAAAAGCTTAAGCAATACGAAGAATACGCTGTTACCGGAGAGTGGCGAAACCGAGTGATTATGATCGCTGGAGAGGCGGGTAGAACCAGTTTTAACGATCCAAACGATAATAAGATTATCCAAACCGATGAAATTATCCGGCAAAATTTAGGTCGCAATTTTTTTGTTTCAAGAATCAACACAGGTGAGGGAAGATTTCCATCTAACCCGCAACTAGACATTCATCTTGGAAACAGTGAGACATTAAGAAACTTGATGAATAACGATGGGTCTTTGGTCCTAAACTTTATCGGTCACGGAGGGGGCGCGGTTTGGAGCGATAGTCAAGTTATGGAACTCGGTGATGTCTCGAGGCTATCCAACACCACTGCCTTGCCATTCGTTACAAGTATGTCCTGCTTTACAGGCGCTTTTGACGATGGAATAGGTGCCTACACGCTTTCTCAAGCTTTGACTTTATCAAGAAGAGTCGGTTCGATTGGGGTTATTGCTTCGGCGGGATTTGGTTGGTACAGAAATGACTTTCTGATGTCCCAATCAGTCTTTGAATTTTTATTAACCGACCAGTATCAAGGGCTTTCAATCGGTGATATGCTGTTTCGAGGTAAGACACGCTATTACCTCCAGTATAAATACACAGACATCGACATCGCACCCTCAATGATGTATCAATACGGCGTTTTTGGAGATCCTGCGTTGAGGCTTGCTTCTGCAGGGGTAACAAGAAGCAGAAATTCACTTTCAGGCGGAGCGAATACCGCAAATCTTAAAGCAGTTTCAAGCCTTGTCGCGTTAAATGACTCATTAAGAATTACCGGATCAATTCCGGGTATTACGGAAGGCAATGGTTTTGCAAAAATTTCGGATCAAGACAATTTTGATGTTACGGTACAACTCCAACCATTTGTCGTTCGTTCAGGAAAAATAGGGCAAATCGTTGGCGGCGTGTTTCGCGATACGCTTGCTATTCAAATTACTCAGCCTCCAACGATTACTGCTACAAATGTTCAAAATTTTAAAGGCGGGCAGTTCAAGTATTACATTCGCTCAACTGCTCAGCCAGATGGTGTGCAACCTTCCGATATCTCGGGAAGAGTACCCTTTATTTTGCAGGGAACGGCAATTCAAAAGGTGATTCCATCATTAACAATTCAAGAGGCGCAAAATAAATCGATAACCTTTTCAGTTCAAGCAGAGTCTAGTCAGCCAATTGATAGTGTCAGAATTGTCTCTGAGATTTACAGGCCAAGTGCAACCAACCTAAATCAAAATACCCTCATCTATACCCGAAGCTTTTCGACAAGCAGATCTCAGAATGTCTTTATAGCGGTTGATTCCATCCCGGCCGCCTTTATGAACTTTTCCAACCGCATCATTTATTATGCAGAGTTATTTCGAAACGGAACGAGGCAAATATCACAAGTCTCATCTGAATTTATCGGCAATCCAAATGACATCTCAGCGGTTCCAAAAGCAAGAACTGGGTTAATCCAATACTATGATAACCAAACAATTGGTTTCTATATGGAAAATGGAAAACCGAGAATTGGAGCTGATATCTTTAATTGGAAAGGAACTGAAGTTCAAAAGGCGTTAGTTTATTTCTATCATAATTCGGTTATCAATAGACAAACATCACAGCCACCAACCCTTAGAACAAACCCGATTCTTTTGGGAATTGACACGATTTCTCTTCCGGCTTTTGACCCAACCAAAACCTCAGGCGTTAGAGCCTCAATCCCAGTTCCTGACACACTTAATTTATTTTCCACACTGAATGTCGGGATAAGGGTTTTAGCAGATACTTCCGGTATGAGTTATGAAGAAAGTTATCAGAATAACTTATCCAATCAAATTCCGATTAATTACACCCTTCAAACAATAAATGATCTAACTTCAACGACGATTTCGATTGCGGGAGATTTAACAGTTAAGTTTGAACCATCAACATTTCAATTGTCAAAAGCAACTGTAATTTCAAAAATTGTTAACCCAGTAAAAATATTGCAGCCCGACAATCAATTTGTCCCTTTTCAATCCGATCCTTTCAATCCAATAGCATTTCAAATTTCACCCTCAGATTCTGCTGAACCTTTGTTAAAACCTGTCACACTTACATTTAACATTGCCAAAAATGTATTTAGCGCAGACAGGTCTAACATTTATGCATTTATTTACAATTCGTCTTTTCAGAGGTGGTTAAAAATTCCTGATCAACAGAGATTAAACGATACCACAATTTCATGTCAAGTCAACGAACTAGGTCAATTTGCACTGATGCATACGACGGATTTACAAAGGCCAATTGTTACGCTAGGTATTGAGGGACAGGTTTATTTACCAAATGGCCCGGCTCCAAAAAGGCCAAGAGTTTCAGCCACGATTCAAGATCAAAATGGGGTTTTTGTTGATCGACGGCAAATGAAAGTGATTCGAAATGGCGATAGTTCGGAAGCAGTTCAAGGAAAACTCTTAATACCTCAAGCATCATTCAATTCTAATACAATTGGCGTAGTATATGATGATGAATTTGATCAAGGTTCTCATGAATTAATATTTGTTTTTAACGACGCAAATCTTAATGAGACCCGAACTGAACCAATGCTTTTTCAGGTGCAAACAGAGTTTAACTTGAATGTGTATGGGGTTTATCCAAATCCATTTGAGGAACAAACACGAATTGTTTACGAGATTAGCGGAGAGCAAGCCGCCGAGGTTCTTGAAATCAAAATCTATAATGTTGCCGGAAAGCTCATTAATTCTTTGAGAAACGGCGAAATTGGGGCTACAGGCTTTATACTTGAAAATTTAGCTTCTACAGATTTGAATAGCACTGGTGCTAAAATCGTAATCTGGACGGGTCAAGATAAAGATGGTGCACCAGTTGCGAATGGTGTTTATTACATCAGAATTCGTGCGACTTATCAAGGCAGAAGCTTTGAGCAAATCTTAAAAGCAGCTAAAGTAAGATGA
- the hemB gene encoding porphobilinogen synthase, producing the protein MDSSFKISIRPRRLRKSFQIRQLVQENRLHPSNFVFPLFLEEGSKIKNPVKSMPGIFRFSIDTALFEIEELLNLGICAVDLFGIPNAKSDDGHTALDPNGILQRSIKEFKKHFPELCIMTDVALDPFTEHGHDGIVKNGEILNDETVSVLCKMALSHADAGADFVAPSDMMDGRVKAIRDTLDSYGFSQTGIVAYSAKYASSFYGPFRDALNSSPKFGDKKTYQMNPANSREALREVSLDLQEGADIILIKPGLSYLDIVSQVRNFIDLPLAVYNVSGEYSMVKAASEKGWIDGERIMMEMLLSMKRAGADIIFTYFAKEASHIIKRGY; encoded by the coding sequence ATGGATAGTTCATTTAAGATCTCTATAAGGCCGCGCAGGTTAAGAAAATCGTTCCAAATTAGACAACTTGTTCAAGAAAATCGGTTACACCCTTCTAATTTCGTTTTTCCACTATTTCTTGAAGAAGGTAGTAAGATCAAGAACCCCGTAAAGTCTATGCCCGGTATTTTTAGATTCTCAATTGATACAGCACTTTTTGAAATTGAAGAATTATTGAATTTGGGTATCTGTGCAGTCGATCTCTTTGGGATTCCGAACGCTAAGTCTGATGATGGGCACACTGCTTTAGACCCTAACGGAATCCTTCAACGTTCGATCAAAGAATTTAAAAAGCATTTCCCCGAACTCTGTATCATGACAGACGTCGCATTAGACCCTTTTACCGAACACGGGCATGATGGTATTGTTAAAAACGGTGAAATACTCAATGATGAAACCGTTAGCGTTTTGTGTAAGATGGCGCTTTCACATGCAGATGCTGGGGCAGATTTTGTTGCTCCAAGTGACATGATGGATGGCCGCGTAAAAGCGATAAGGGACACCTTAGATTCTTACGGGTTTTCTCAAACAGGTATTGTTGCATATTCCGCAAAGTATGCCTCTTCCTTTTATGGACCTTTTCGTGATGCACTAAATTCCTCCCCAAAATTTGGTGATAAAAAAACCTATCAAATGAACCCTGCAAATTCTCGCGAAGCTCTTCGTGAAGTATCTCTCGATCTTCAAGAAGGTGCTGATATTATCTTGATAAAACCGGGTTTATCATATCTTGATATTGTAAGTCAAGTACGAAATTTTATTGACTTACCACTTGCGGTTTATAATGTTTCCGGTGAATATTCTATGGTAAAAGCAGCTTCGGAAAAAGGTTGGATTGATGGAGAAAGAATCATGATGGAGATGTTGCTCTCTATGAAGCGTGCGGGAGCCGATATTATTTTCACATACTTTGCCAAAGAGGCCTCTCATATAATAAAAAGGGGGTATTGA
- a CDS encoding deoxynucleoside kinase, with translation MSFVNSPKYVAIEGVIGVGKTTLVNRLGQKLGNCRIVLEEFEDNPFLERFYEDRKRFAFQTQMAFLTSRYKQQQNLRNYDLFFEYLISDYIFDKDKIFAYLNLQEDELHLYDTIVNFMDKTITQPDLVVYLQASPERLMKNIRKRSRLMEKRIEEEYIRELHDSYNYFFFRYKKTPLLIINVTDIDFSDNEKDFNYVFDLIFKKHYTGTEYYNPDRGSF, from the coding sequence ATGAGTTTTGTCAATTCACCAAAGTATGTCGCAATCGAAGGCGTTATCGGTGTTGGGAAAACAACTCTTGTCAATCGTTTAGGACAAAAGTTGGGGAATTGCAGAATCGTTCTCGAAGAGTTTGAAGATAACCCCTTTTTGGAACGCTTTTATGAAGATCGGAAAAGATTTGCCTTTCAAACTCAAATGGCATTTCTAACAAGCCGATACAAACAACAACAAAACCTCCGTAATTATGATTTGTTTTTTGAGTACCTCATTTCTGATTATATCTTCGATAAGGATAAAATATTCGCCTACCTTAATCTCCAAGAAGATGAACTCCATTTGTATGATACAATCGTAAACTTTATGGATAAAACCATTACTCAACCCGATTTGGTTGTTTATTTACAGGCATCACCAGAAAGGCTCATGAAAAACATTCGTAAACGTAGCCGTTTAATGGAAAAAAGAATTGAAGAAGAATACATTCGTGAGTTACATGATTCCTATAATTATTTTTTCTTTCGATATAAGAAAACGCCTCTGCTTATCATTAATGTTACCGATATTGACTTTTCTGATAACGAAAAAGATTTTAATTATGTCTTTGATTTAATTTTCAAAAAACACTACACAGGCACAGAGTATTATAATCCTGACAGGGGCTCGTTTTAA
- a CDS encoding glutaredoxin family protein — protein MTVLVELYSKDGCCLCDEAKEVLLQTQKSIPFSFREIKIQEDHHLIQEFGSKIPVVFINGRMAFKYHVYELELKEKLRRELKT, from the coding sequence ATGACAGTACTAGTTGAGTTGTATTCAAAAGATGGATGCTGCCTCTGTGATGAAGCCAAGGAAGTCTTGCTTCAAACCCAAAAGAGTATCCCCTTTTCTTTTAGAGAGATTAAAATTCAAGAAGATCATCACCTAATTCAAGAGTTCGGATCAAAAATCCCAGTGGTGTTTATTAACGGGAGAATGGCTTTTAAGTATCATGTTTATGAACTTGAGTTAAAAGAAAAACTTCGACGTGAACTTAAAACTTAA
- a CDS encoding prolipoprotein diacylglyceryl transferase, producing MYPVIYKFGPITLNSFGAMLVLAFLTASFLLEKELERKKLPIEAGSTVTLISIFLGILGSKLFHLFENFSLFLDNPFEMIFNASGLTFYGGLILAISGNVYYLKKNNIPLLPFFDAAAPSLMIAYGIGRIGCLLAGDGCYGDPTLSQFGMTFPNGIISTLSSVNLELAQRFAELYPKEPIPKDIPVHPTPIYEFFYSLGIFGFLWLIRTASSPAGKLFAIYLILQAAARFFIEFIRLNDLFLFGFTQAQVISIGLFLSGLGMLFIVSKRPHWESLPDPVKKKVAKKN from the coding sequence ATGTATCCGGTAATATATAAGTTTGGACCAATCACGCTTAATAGTTTTGGTGCGATGCTTGTTTTGGCTTTTCTGACCGCAAGTTTTCTATTAGAAAAGGAGTTAGAAAGAAAGAAACTTCCCATTGAAGCGGGTTCAACGGTAACCTTGATATCGATTTTCTTAGGAATTTTAGGGTCAAAACTATTTCATCTTTTTGAAAACTTTTCTCTTTTTTTAGATAACCCTTTTGAAATGATATTTAATGCGTCAGGGCTAACATTCTACGGGGGCCTTATCTTGGCGATTTCAGGCAATGTGTATTATCTTAAAAAAAACAACATTCCCTTGCTCCCATTTTTTGATGCTGCTGCACCTTCATTAATGATTGCTTACGGAATTGGAAGAATTGGTTGTTTGCTTGCTGGTGATGGATGTTATGGAGACCCTACACTTTCTCAATTCGGGATGACTTTCCCTAATGGAATTATCTCCACGCTTTCGTCTGTTAATTTAGAGTTAGCTCAGCGTTTTGCTGAACTTTATCCAAAGGAACCCATCCCAAAAGATATTCCTGTTCATCCAACTCCTATTTATGAATTCTTTTATTCTCTTGGTATTTTCGGATTTCTTTGGTTAATAAGAACAGCTTCTTCACCTGCCGGAAAATTATTTGCGATTTACCTTATCTTGCAAGCTGCTGCAAGATTTTTCATTGAGTTCATTCGCCTCAACGATCTTTTTTTATTTGGATTTACTCAAGCACAAGTGATTTCAATTGGTCTGTTTCTTTCTGGGTTAGGGATGCTATTCATTGTTAGTAAAAGACCTCATTGGGAATCTTTACCGGATCCTGTAAAAAAGAAAGTTGCAAAAAAGAATTAA
- the hisS gene encoding histidine--tRNA ligase, translated as MSKLKSIKGTKDVFAPEIYRWQFAEKTIRDVFDTFGYQEIRTPVFEDTSLFARGIGETTDIVGKEMYSFQPDPNNHDSLTLRPEMTAGVMRAAIEHNFLGHSPTQKFYYFSELFRKERPQAGRQRQFWQFGAECLGSTEPEADAEIVSLMMTIYQRFGLKNFSLRINSLGNTETRITYRNILQEYFKPFESMLDDVSKVRLEKNPLRILDSKNPDLTHLIQSAPKITDYLDSLSKEHFNLFKGYLEAFGIAFVEDFTLVRGLDYYSRTAFELSSTDLGSQDALGGGGRYDGLSTVLGSEKEIPAVGFASGVERLLIALEKNGRFPSDLTKRVDVFLVAQSESARPWVVKTTNFLRQQNIFAETDLLKRSLKAQFREASRIGAKYALIVGEKELNENIFQFKNLATSNQEALTFEAIYEKLKLA; from the coding sequence ATGTCAAAACTAAAATCAATCAAAGGGACAAAAGATGTTTTTGCCCCTGAAATCTACCGCTGGCAATTCGCCGAAAAGACCATACGCGATGTTTTTGATACCTTTGGTTATCAAGAAATCCGAACACCAGTATTTGAGGATACTTCACTTTTTGCAAGAGGAATCGGAGAAACAACCGATATTGTCGGTAAGGAAATGTATTCTTTTCAACCCGATCCGAACAACCACGACTCTTTAACCTTAAGACCAGAAATGACGGCTGGTGTTATGAGAGCCGCAATTGAACATAATTTTCTTGGTCATTCACCTACCCAAAAATTTTATTATTTCTCCGAGCTCTTCCGAAAAGAACGCCCTCAGGCAGGAAGACAACGACAATTCTGGCAATTTGGTGCAGAGTGCCTTGGCAGCACTGAACCTGAAGCCGATGCTGAAATCGTTTCATTAATGATGACGATTTATCAACGATTTGGCTTAAAAAATTTTAGCTTGAGAATCAACAGCCTTGGCAATACAGAAACAAGAATAACCTACCGTAATATTCTTCAAGAATATTTTAAGCCTTTTGAATCAATGCTTGATGATGTTTCTAAGGTTCGATTAGAAAAAAACCCCTTAAGAATTCTTGATTCAAAGAATCCTGATTTAACTCATTTGATTCAATCTGCTCCTAAAATCACTGATTATCTTGATTCTTTATCGAAAGAGCATTTTAATTTGTTTAAGGGTTATTTAGAAGCGTTTGGTATCGCTTTTGTTGAAGATTTTACACTCGTTCGTGGCCTAGACTACTATTCTCGTACGGCCTTTGAACTAAGCAGTACTGATTTAGGATCGCAAGATGCTTTGGGCGGTGGCGGGCGTTATGACGGGCTCTCGACTGTTCTCGGTTCTGAAAAAGAAATTCCCGCTGTTGGATTTGCTTCGGGCGTTGAACGTCTATTAATCGCTCTTGAAAAAAATGGTCGATTTCCTTCTGATCTTACAAAAAGAGTCGATGTTTTTCTTGTTGCACAATCTGAATCTGCAAGACCTTGGGTTGTAAAAACAACAAATTTTTTGCGTCAACAAAATATATTTGCCGAAACCGACCTTTTGAAAAGAAGCCTAAAAGCGCAATTTCGAGAAGCTTCACGCATCGGTGCTAAATACGCGCTAATTGTTGGTGAAAAAGAGTTAAATGAAAACATCTTCCAGTTCAAAAACCTTGCTACATCCAATCAAGAAGCTCTGACATTTGAAGCTATTTATGAAAAACTAAAGTTAGCTTAA
- a CDS encoding PTS sugar transporter subunit IIA gives MRLTDFITPEFISLGLDVRSKNDLLEKMLTLISSNQSVTDKTKLRFDVLKREKDAPTGIGNGVALPHAKTKAVTAPVVALSILSKPIDYGSSDNEPVKIVFLLAVPENLAILHLKFLSQIAKTVQQPEMRLRLSSAQSIEDILFILTEKEKVLPEF, from the coding sequence ATGAGATTGACTGACTTTATTACACCCGAATTCATTTCATTAGGGCTTGATGTTCGCTCCAAAAACGATTTGCTGGAGAAGATGCTGACATTGATTTCATCAAATCAATCAGTGACAGACAAAACAAAGCTAAGATTTGATGTTTTGAAACGAGAAAAGGATGCACCTACTGGTATTGGAAATGGCGTTGCATTACCTCATGCAAAAACAAAGGCAGTTACAGCGCCAGTTGTCGCACTCTCAATTCTTAGTAAACCAATCGATTATGGGTCAAGCGATAACGAACCCGTTAAAATTGTTTTTCTCTTAGCAGTTCCTGAAAACTTAGCAATCCTTCACTTAAAATTTCTGAGTCAAATCGCCAAAACAGTCCAGCAGCCTGAAATGCGACTTCGCTTAAGTTCAGCTCAATCAATCGAAGATATTCTCTTTATTTTAACCGAGAAAGAAAAAGTTCTCCCCGAATTTTAG
- a CDS encoding phenylalanine 4-monooxygenase gives MKMETEFLSAYEKATESGVLDPRCIPQHLGTDVPIGEEIKTPNYTESEHLTWKSLYQRQEKILPHRACDAFLNGVHTLEMSSESIPSLRELSRKLDSMTGWKVARVPGLLHEKDFFELLSERIFPSTDYIRGDNELKYTPAPDCFHDIFGHMPMLTNPDFADFYQHFGKVALHAMGHQRVALERLHWFTVEFGLIRSENGLRIFGSGILSSAEEVEHSLSNSVIVKPFETKGITSQDYDVWHLQPILFAIDSFEQLKQGFQNWAFNEKL, from the coding sequence ATGAAAATGGAAACAGAATTTCTTTCAGCCTACGAAAAAGCGACCGAATCAGGCGTCTTAGATCCCCGATGCATCCCTCAACACCTTGGCACAGATGTTCCGATTGGAGAGGAAATCAAGACGCCAAATTATACCGAATCTGAGCATTTGACTTGGAAATCGCTTTATCAGAGACAAGAAAAAATATTACCTCATCGAGCGTGTGATGCCTTCTTGAATGGCGTTCACACCCTTGAGATGTCATCAGAATCCATTCCTTCACTTCGTGAACTCTCACGAAAATTAGATTCTATGACCGGTTGGAAAGTTGCCCGTGTTCCGGGCCTTCTTCATGAGAAAGATTTTTTTGAGTTGCTTTCAGAAAGAATTTTCCCATCAACAGACTATATCCGTGGAGACAATGAATTGAAATACACTCCCGCACCTGATTGCTTTCACGATATTTTTGGCCACATGCCAATGCTGACTAATCCCGATTTTGCGGATTTTTATCAACATTTTGGAAAAGTAGCGCTTCATGCTATGGGGCATCAACGGGTGGCTTTAGAGCGTTTGCATTGGTTTACCGTCGAATTTGGGTTGATTCGATCTGAAAATGGTCTGAGAATATTTGGTTCGGGAATTCTTTCTTCTGCTGAGGAAGTCGAGCATTCACTTTCAAATTCTGTCATCGTAAAGCCATTTGAAACAAAGGGGATAACTTCCCAAGACTATGATGTTTGGCATTTACAGCCCATTTTGTTTGCTATTGATTCATTTGAACAATTAAAGCAAGGTTTTCAGAATTGGGCGTTTAACGAGAAACTATAA